In one window of Arcobacter sp. CECT 8983 DNA:
- a CDS encoding TonB-dependent siderophore receptor: MKKNLFQKHLSITISTLLFTSTALLADDVEKIDSVTIIGNESSNYLSKEKLSLNRTNINIEDTAKSIQVFNEDFIQDAQIQNIEDIIKMSSNTVYTGDTDGKSTNISMRGFSGVPILIDGLILTNKIAHPEVFNLQSVEVQKGPDSLQYGQSSPGGLVNLVTKKPVKENFTKIEFAVNDNPSFSPKLDIGGSINEDKSLYYRLISVFEHDKGWTNSNTDTNKIFIAPSISYDINDNNTFTFVSEYTKEKTPTGFGSNINSKGEFVASLEHVTSHPDEEYEKTQKVLGFDLDSSFNLWNSNLRYRYTNFVRDYGDVYLPLFYNEATNEVTRFSADQRGEFEEHALQYSLNKEFTIFGKKNNLSLGADYNKAYSKGTSRIALSSLSNINLANPTYEDKIKSIDEFSSVRDMSSDKTYVKSWGMFLQDNIDLTDNLIFNTGLRYSESKPQNGKKSDALTPSFGLVYKITPQTSVYTNYSESFTPNSKLDKSNNILDPEEGKGYELGIKQKLFNDNFNLTAALFSIEKVNIALSDDSTIDTNDYVASGKQTSKGLEIDLVGQITDNWSLVASYGYTKTENKDNNNLELRNIPSHTANIFTTYNLSSFNLPNFYVGGGARYLGSRYADDANTIKLDSSIIYNATVGYKKSNWKVNLSIQNLTDEEYVDGSASGSTSDTRVYVGTPRTIMANISYSF, translated from the coding sequence ATGAAAAAGAATCTTTTTCAAAAACATCTATCTATCACTATTTCTACTTTATTATTTACAAGTACCGCATTACTTGCTGATGATGTAGAAAAAATTGATTCAGTTACAATTATAGGAAATGAATCATCAAATTATTTAAGCAAAGAAAAACTTTCATTAAATAGAACAAATATTAATATTGAAGATACTGCAAAATCAATTCAAGTATTTAATGAAGATTTTATTCAAGATGCTCAAATTCAAAATATTGAAGATATAATAAAGATGTCATCAAATACAGTTTACACAGGTGATACTGATGGAAAATCAACAAATATCTCAATGAGAGGATTTTCAGGAGTTCCTATTTTAATTGATGGTTTAATACTTACTAATAAAATAGCACATCCAGAAGTTTTTAATCTTCAATCAGTTGAAGTTCAAAAAGGTCCAGACTCATTACAATATGGACAATCAAGCCCAGGTGGATTAGTAAATTTAGTTACTAAAAAACCAGTTAAAGAAAACTTTACCAAAATAGAGTTTGCAGTAAATGATAATCCATCGTTTAGCCCAAAATTAGATATAGGTGGAAGTATAAATGAAGACAAGTCTTTATATTATAGATTAATTTCTGTTTTTGAACATGACAAAGGTTGGACAAATAGCAATACAGATACAAATAAAATATTTATTGCACCTTCTATTAGTTATGATATAAATGACAATAATACCTTCACATTTGTTTCTGAATATACTAAAGAAAAAACGCCAACAGGTTTTGGTAGTAATATAAATAGTAAAGGAGAATTTGTAGCTTCCCTTGAACATGTTACTTCTCATCCAGATGAAGAGTATGAAAAAACACAAAAGGTTTTAGGTTTTGACCTTGATAGTAGTTTCAATTTATGGAACTCAAATTTAAGATATAGGTATACTAATTTTGTAAGAGATTATGGGGATGTATATTTGCCTTTATTTTATAATGAAGCGACAAATGAAGTGACAAGATTTTCTGCTGATCAAAGAGGTGAGTTTGAAGAGCATGCTTTACAATATAGTTTAAATAAAGAGTTTACTATTTTTGGTAAAAAAAATAATCTTAGTTTAGGGGCTGATTATAATAAAGCATATTCTAAAGGAACTTCACGTATTGCTTTATCTTCACTATCTAATATAAATTTAGCAAATCCTACTTATGAAGATAAAATAAAATCAATTGATGAATTTAGTTCTGTTAGAGATATGTCAAGTGATAAAACATATGTTAAATCTTGGGGAATGTTTTTACAAGATAATATAGACTTAACAGATAACTTGATATTCAATACAGGACTAAGATATAGTGAATCAAAACCACAAAATGGAAAAAAAAGTGATGCTTTAACTCCGTCTTTTGGATTAGTTTATAAAATTACTCCTCAAACCTCAGTTTATACAAACTATTCAGAATCGTTTACTCCTAATAGTAAATTAGATAAAAGTAATAATATTTTAGATCCTGAAGAAGGAAAAGGTTATGAGCTTGGTATAAAACAAAAACTATTTAATGATAACTTTAATTTAACTGCTGCTTTATTTAGTATTGAAAAAGTAAATATAGCATTAAGTGATGACTCAACTATAGATACAAATGATTATGTTGCAAGTGGAAAACAAACAAGTAAAGGGCTTGAAATAGATTTAGTTGGTCAAATTACAGATAACTGGTCTTTAGTAGCATCTTATGGATATACAAAAACAGAAAATAAGGACAATAATAATTTAGAACTAAGAAATATTCCAAGTCATACTGCAAATATTTTTACTACATATAATCTTAGCTCATTTAACTTACCAAATTTTTATGTTGGAGGAGGGGCTAGATATTTAGGAAGTAGATATGCAGATGATGCAAATACAATTAAACTTGATTCGTCAATAATTTATAATGCCACAGTGGGTTATAAAAAATCTAACTGGAAAGTAAATTTAAGTATTCAAAATTTAACAGATGAGGAATATGTAGATGGTTCAGCGTCAGGTTCGACAAGCGATACAAGAGTTTATGTAGGAACACCAAGAACAATTATGGCAAATATTAGTTATAGCTTTTAA
- the tatA gene encoding twin-arginine translocase TatA/TatE family subunit, whose translation MGMPGGMEWVLIALVVLLLFGGKKIPELAKGLGSGIKNFKKAVKDDDEEVASTDKKEEIEKKDEEAKVESKKDETKTV comes from the coding sequence ATGGGTATGCCAGGTGGAATGGAGTGGGTATTAATCGCTCTAGTAGTACTTTTACTTTTTGGTGGAAAGAAAATTCCAGAACTTGCAAAAGGTTTAGGTAGCGGTATTAAAAATTTCAAAAAAGCAGTTAAAGATGATGATGAAGAAGTAGCTTCAACTGATAAAAAAGAAGAAATTGAAAAAAAAGATGAAGAAGCTAAAGTTGAGTCAAAAAAAGACGAAACTAAAACAGTATAG
- the argS gene encoding arginine--tRNA ligase, with protein MQNIVKNHIESILEKEVVLEKPKDISLGHFATPVAFSLAKEYRKSPMIIAEELAAKFAESNLFEKVESVKGFINFTLSKSFLEEESNKALTSKDDFAKGESQNEKILLEYVSANPTGPLHIGHARGAIAGDALARIGKHLGYDITTEYYVNDAGAQMDLLGLSLALAGQESILKKEVEYPEKYYRGDYLFDIAKEVEQELGTEIFNDESRQMELALFAKERVLELIKKDMADLGIVFDNYVSEKSLYSSWDSTKEVLEKNGSLYEKDDKLWIKSSELGDDVDRVVVRDNGIPTYLAGDIIYHKNKYDRNYDRYINIWGADHHGYIARVKAAIKFLGYEPEKLEVLLAQMVQLLKGGEPYKMSKRAGNVILMSDIVEEIGSDALRFVFLTKKSDTHLDFDIDKLKNQDSSNPIFYINYAYARINQVFKKANKSFEDVSNISYEDLNADSLNLVYESLLLPTVLSEAFAKRDMQKVTDYLYSLASSVHRFYNDHKIVGNEREDEILKVLSLCSLTIKTTLNLLGIRPKETM; from the coding sequence TTGCAAAATATAGTTAAGAATCATATTGAAAGTATATTAGAAAAAGAGGTTGTTCTAGAAAAACCTAAGGATATATCTCTAGGTCACTTTGCAACACCAGTAGCTTTCTCTTTAGCAAAAGAGTATAGAAAATCTCCAATGATTATTGCAGAAGAGTTAGCTGCTAAATTTGCTGAGTCAAATCTATTTGAAAAAGTAGAATCTGTAAAGGGATTTATTAATTTTACTCTATCAAAAAGTTTTTTAGAAGAAGAATCAAATAAAGCATTAACTTCAAAAGATGATTTTGCTAAAGGTGAATCTCAAAATGAAAAAATACTTTTAGAGTATGTAAGTGCAAATCCTACTGGACCACTTCATATTGGACATGCACGAGGTGCAATTGCTGGAGATGCTCTAGCAAGAATAGGAAAGCATCTTGGATATGATATTACTACTGAGTACTATGTAAATGATGCAGGTGCTCAAATGGATTTATTAGGTCTTTCTTTAGCTTTAGCAGGTCAAGAAAGTATCTTAAAGAAAGAAGTTGAATATCCTGAAAAATACTATAGAGGTGATTATCTTTTTGATATAGCAAAAGAAGTAGAGCAAGAATTAGGAACTGAAATCTTTAATGATGAATCAAGACAGATGGAACTAGCACTTTTTGCAAAAGAAAGAGTTCTTGAGCTTATAAAAAAAGATATGGCTGATTTAGGTATTGTATTTGATAACTATGTTAGTGAAAAATCTCTTTACTCATCTTGGGATAGTACAAAAGAAGTATTAGAGAAAAATGGTTCACTTTATGAAAAAGATGACAAACTATGGATTAAATCTTCAGAATTAGGGGATGATGTTGATAGAGTTGTAGTAAGAGACAATGGAATTCCTACATATTTAGCTGGGGATATTATCTACCATAAAAATAAATATGATAGAAATTATGACAGATATATCAATATCTGGGGTGCTGATCATCATGGTTATATTGCAAGGGTTAAAGCAGCTATTAAATTTTTAGGATATGAACCAGAAAAATTAGAAGTATTACTTGCTCAAATGGTTCAATTATTAAAAGGTGGCGAGCCTTATAAAATGAGTAAAAGAGCTGGAAATGTTATTCTTATGTCTGATATTGTAGAAGAAATAGGAAGTGATGCTTTAAGATTTGTATTCTTAACTAAAAAAAGTGATACCCATTTAGATTTTGATATAGATAAATTAAAAAATCAAGATAGTTCAAATCCTATATTTTATATTAATTATGCATATGCAAGAATTAATCAAGTTTTCAAAAAAGCTAATAAAAGTTTTGAAGATGTGTCAAATATCTCTTATGAAGATTTAAATGCAGATTCATTAAACTTAGTTTATGAGTCTTTACTGTTACCAACAGTTTTAAGTGAAGCTTTTGCAAAAAGAGATATGCAAAAAGTAACTGATTATCTATACTCTTTAGCTTCATCAGTTCATAGATTTTATAATGATCATAAAATAGTAGGTAATGAAAGAGAAGATGAAATCTTAAAAGTATTAAGTCTGTGTTCTCTTACTATTAAAACAACATTAAATTTATTAGGAATAAGGCCTAAGGAGACAATGTAA
- the rsfS gene encoding ribosome silencing factor, with protein MNKRIETIKNVLVDKKAENVEIIDLTGKDYIVDFVVIATSLNTKHAFALLNHLKTELKPLGEEFLRVDENDDWTICDLGDMFINLMSEKAREKYSLEEFLAEIKASK; from the coding sequence TTGAATAAAAGAATAGAAACAATCAAAAACGTATTAGTTGACAAAAAAGCAGAAAATGTAGAAATAATTGACCTTACAGGAAAAGATTATATTGTTGATTTTGTTGTAATTGCAACATCATTAAATACAAAACATGCCTTTGCTTTATTAAACCACTTAAAAACAGAATTAAAACCACTTGGTGAAGAGTTTTTAAGAGTTGATGAAAATGATGATTGGACAATCTGTGATCTAGGAGATATGTTTATAAATCTTATGAGTGAAAAAGCTAGAGAAAAGTACTCTTTAGAAGAGTTCTTAGCTGAAATAAAAGCTAGTAAATAA
- the nadD gene encoding nicotinate (nicotinamide) nucleotide adenylyltransferase: MQIAIFGGSFDPPHIGHQTIIKKAIKKLDIDLLIVVPAFLNPLKVKSFLDAKTRFKLLKKLFSKFDNIKVSKYEIKQERAVYSIETIKYIKKKYKPSKIYLIIGADNYKTFHLWDSYKEIKELVTLVVVTRDGYKYEINDEVKRLKVNIKISSTELRNTFKISYIPKRIRGEIKKIWKKRGKV; this comes from the coding sequence GTGCAAATTGCTATTTTTGGGGGTAGTTTTGACCCACCTCATATAGGCCACCAAACCATTATAAAAAAGGCAATCAAAAAACTTGATATTGACCTTTTAATTGTTGTGCCAGCTTTTTTAAATCCTCTTAAAGTAAAATCATTTTTAGATGCAAAAACACGATTTAAACTTTTAAAAAAACTGTTTTCAAAATTTGATAACATAAAGGTATCAAAATATGAAATCAAACAAGAAAGAGCGGTTTATTCGATTGAAACTATTAAATATATAAAAAAGAAGTATAAGCCTTCAAAAATATATTTAATCATAGGTGCAGATAACTATAAGACCTTTCATCTTTGGGATAGCTACAAAGAAATTAAAGAGCTTGTGACATTAGTTGTCGTAACAAGAGATGGCTATAAATATGAAATTAATGATGAAGTTAAAAGGTTAAAAGTAAACATAAAAATAAGTTCTACTGAACTTAGAAACACTTTTAAAATCTCCTATATTCCTAAAAGAATTAGAGGGGAAATAAAAAAAATTTGGAAAAAAAGAGGTAAAGTTTGA
- the gap gene encoding type I glyceraldehyde-3-phosphate dehydrogenase, whose amino-acid sequence MAVKVAINGFGRIGRCVARIIAQRNDIELVAINDTATPEMLEYITKYDTVHGTFDGEVKVENGFLKMGNINAKVYSTRDAKELTFTKECGADVVLECTGAYLTQESCQVHIDNGAKKVVMSAPAKDNTPTFVMGVNNNDYEGQAIISNASCTTNCLGPVAKIIDDAFGIEKGLMTTIHSYTNDQNILDVKHKKDKRRARAGAQNMIPTTTGAAKAMKLIMPQLDGKLHGQSVRVPTPNVSMVDVNFVINAKTTKEEVNALFEEKAKELAGIVAVDNEMLVSSDLVGNTNSTIIASDLTQVIGDDMIKVMTWYDNEWGYSSRLVDMAIFVANK is encoded by the coding sequence ATGGCTGTTAAAGTTGCAATTAATGGTTTTGGAAGAATCGGAAGATGTGTAGCAAGAATTATTGCTCAAAGAAATGATATTGAATTAGTAGCAATTAATGATACTGCTACACCAGAGATGTTAGAATATATTACTAAATATGATACTGTACATGGAACTTTTGATGGAGAAGTGAAAGTTGAAAATGGTTTCTTAAAAATGGGAAACATTAATGCAAAAGTTTATTCTACAAGAGATGCAAAAGAATTAACTTTTACTAAAGAGTGCGGTGCAGATGTTGTTTTAGAGTGTACGGGTGCATATCTTACTCAAGAATCTTGTCAAGTTCACATTGATAATGGAGCTAAAAAAGTTGTTATGTCTGCTCCTGCAAAAGATAATACTCCTACTTTTGTAATGGGTGTTAATAACAATGATTATGAAGGTCAAGCAATTATTTCTAATGCTTCATGTACTACAAACTGTTTAGGTCCTGTTGCTAAAATTATTGATGATGCTTTTGGAATTGAAAAAGGTTTAATGACTACAATTCACTCATATACAAATGATCAAAATATCTTAGATGTGAAACACAAAAAAGATAAAAGAAGAGCAAGAGCAGGGGCACAAAATATGATCCCAACAACTACAGGTGCTGCAAAAGCAATGAAGTTAATTATGCCTCAATTAGATGGAAAATTACATGGTCAATCTGTAAGAGTACCAACTCCAAATGTTTCTATGGTAGATGTTAACTTTGTTATTAATGCAAAAACTACAAAAGAAGAAGTAAATGCTTTATTTGAAGAAAAAGCAAAAGAGTTAGCAGGAATTGTAGCAGTTGATAACGAAATGTTAGTATCTTCAGATTTAGTTGGTAATACAAATTCAACAATTATTGCAAGTGATTTAACACAAGTTATTGGTGATGATATGATTAAAGTTATGACTTGGTATGACAATGAGTGGGGTTACTCGTCAAGACTTGTTGACATGGCAATTTTTGTTGCAAATAAATAA
- a CDS encoding phosphoglycerate kinase, giving the protein MKLQEIRNIDIDGKKVFIRCDFNVPMDEYNNITDDRRIRSALNTIRYCIDRDCSIILASHFGRPKDENDEKYSLKPVAKRLHTLLKQEIKMAKNVVEDDTLELAKNLKAGEILLLENLRYHPGEKKNDEEFAKKLASMVDVYINDAFGVSHRAHASVEAITKYFDMKEKAAGFLLAKEIKFFHHIVNDPKRPFVSVVGGSKVSGKLEALNNLVPKVDKILIGGGMAFTFLKALGHEIGNSLVEEDLIPEALNIMEKARKLGVKLYLPVDIVAAEAFDSEAIAKHVTIQEIPKNWMGLDIGPATAQMFKLALSDANTILWNGPMGVYEMEKFAKGSTRLSHTIAQSFATTVVGGGDTADLVRVTGDEDDMTFISTGGGASLELIEGKILPGVKALVIEE; this is encoded by the coding sequence ATGAAACTACAAGAGATTAGAAATATTGATATAGATGGAAAAAAAGTATTTATTAGATGTGATTTTAATGTTCCAATGGATGAATATAACAATATCACAGATGATAGAAGAATTAGATCAGCATTAAATACTATTAGATATTGTATTGATAGGGATTGTTCAATTATATTAGCATCTCATTTTGGAAGACCAAAAGATGAAAATGACGAAAAATATTCATTAAAGCCAGTAGCGAAAAGACTACATACTCTTTTAAAACAAGAGATAAAAATGGCCAAAAATGTAGTTGAAGATGATACTCTTGAGTTAGCAAAAAATTTAAAAGCTGGTGAAATCTTATTATTAGAAAATTTAAGATATCACCCAGGTGAAAAGAAAAATGATGAAGAGTTTGCAAAAAAACTTGCTTCAATGGTGGATGTTTATATAAATGATGCCTTTGGAGTATCTCATAGAGCTCATGCTTCTGTCGAAGCTATTACAAAATATTTTGATATGAAAGAAAAAGCAGCAGGGTTTTTATTAGCAAAAGAGATTAAATTTTTCCACCATATTGTAAATGATCCTAAAAGACCATTTGTATCTGTAGTTGGAGGTTCGAAAGTTTCTGGGAAACTAGAAGCTTTAAATAACCTAGTTCCAAAAGTAGATAAAATCTTAATTGGTGGGGGAATGGCATTTACATTCTTAAAAGCTTTAGGACATGAAATTGGAAACTCTTTAGTTGAAGAAGATTTAATACCTGAAGCATTAAATATTATGGAAAAAGCTAGAAAACTTGGAGTAAAACTTTATCTTCCTGTTGATATTGTTGCAGCAGAAGCTTTTGATTCAGAAGCTATTGCAAAACATGTAACAATTCAGGAAATCCCTAAAAATTGGATGGGATTAGATATTGGACCTGCAACTGCTCAAATGTTTAAATTAGCCCTATCTGATGCAAATACAATTTTATGGAATGGACCAATGGGTGTCTATGAAATGGAAAAGTTTGCAAAAGGAAGTACTAGATTATCTCACACTATTGCACAGTCATTTGCAACTACTGTAGTTGGTGGTGGAGATACAGCAGATTTAGTAAGAGTTACTGGTGATGAAGATGATATGACATTTATTTCAACTGGTGGAGGAGCTTCTTTAGAGTTAATAGAAGGAAAAATTTTACCAGGTGTTAAAGCACTTGTAATCGAAGAGTAA
- a CDS encoding triose-phosphate isomerase, producing the protein MIIASNFKTNHTRKSTAAFIEEINSFLEKENISNDVYVFPTATSLDEFNTVSNLTLGAQNAYATQKGSYTGEIGTEQLDEFGIKTILIGHSERRHILGESQEEITKKFNFYKSEGYTIVYCIGEPLEVKEQGIEKTLEYLYEQFDGIDTNYENLILAYEPVWAIGTGVTATNDDIKAVHSAIKQKISKPLLYGGSVKVANVREICSLDGVDGALIGTASWVVEDFKQIIENTKDL; encoded by the coding sequence TTGATAATTGCATCAAATTTTAAAACAAACCATACAAGAAAATCAACAGCAGCTTTTATTGAAGAGATTAACTCTTTTTTAGAAAAAGAAAATATTTCTAATGATGTTTATGTTTTCCCAACAGCAACATCATTAGATGAGTTTAATACAGTTTCAAACTTAACTCTTGGCGCTCAAAATGCTTATGCTACACAAAAGGGTTCATATACAGGTGAAATAGGAACTGAACAACTTGATGAGTTTGGTATTAAAACAATTTTAATTGGACATAGTGAAAGAAGACATATTTTAGGTGAGTCTCAAGAAGAGATTACTAAAAAATTTAATTTTTATAAAAGTGAAGGATATACAATAGTTTATTGTATAGGAGAACCTTTAGAAGTTAAAGAACAAGGTATTGAGAAAACTTTAGAATATCTTTATGAGCAGTTTGATGGAATTGATACAAATTATGAAAATCTGATTTTAGCATATGAACCTGTTTGGGCTATAGGAACAGGTGTTACTGCAACTAATGATGATATTAAAGCAGTTCATTCTGCAATTAAACAAAAAATCTCTAAACCTTTACTTTATGGTGGAAGTGTTAAAGTAGCAAATGTAAGAGAAATTTGTTCTCTTGATGGTGTTGATGGAGCACTGATTGGAACTGCTTCTTGGGTTGTAGAGGATTTTAAACAAATTATAGAAAATACAAAGGATTTATAA
- the fabI gene encoding enoyl-ACP reductase FabI produces MIMKGKKGVILGVANSKSIAYGIAKACAEQGAQIAFTYLNDSLKKRVEPIAAEFGSADYVYPCDVSKPEEIKALKESIEKDMGQIDFIVHSIAFAPKEGLSGRFMDISKEAFDVAMDISVYSLIEVTRELKPLLSNNSSILTLSYYGGVKYIPNYNLMGVAKAALEMTTKYLAEDLGQDGIRVNAISAGPIKTLAAAGIGDFRFMLKWNEAHSPLKKNVTIDEVGNSGMYLLSDLSSAVTGEIHYVDSGFNIMGMPAVEFDEKGKPSIAWNGTDK; encoded by the coding sequence ATGATAATGAAGGGAAAAAAAGGTGTAATTTTAGGAGTTGCAAATAGTAAGTCTATTGCTTATGGTATTGCAAAAGCTTGTGCAGAACAAGGGGCCCAAATTGCATTTACATATTTAAATGATTCTTTAAAGAAAAGAGTTGAACCAATCGCAGCAGAGTTTGGAAGTGCTGATTATGTATATCCATGTGATGTATCAAAGCCTGAAGAAATCAAAGCTTTAAAAGAATCAATTGAAAAAGATATGGGTCAAATTGACTTTATTGTTCACTCTATTGCATTTGCTCCAAAAGAGGGACTTTCAGGAAGATTCATGGATATATCTAAAGAAGCATTTGATGTTGCAATGGATATTTCAGTTTATTCTTTAATTGAAGTTACAAGGGAATTAAAACCTTTATTATCTAATAATTCATCAATATTAACATTAAGTTATTATGGAGGAGTAAAATATATTCCAAATTATAACTTAATGGGTGTAGCAAAAGCTGCATTAGAAATGACTACGAAATATTTAGCAGAAGATTTAGGTCAAGATGGAATTAGAGTAAATGCTATTTCAGCAGGTCCTATAAAAACTTTAGCAGCAGCTGGAATTGGTGACTTTAGATTCATGCTTAAGTGGAATGAAGCACACTCTCCACTTAAAAAGAATGTAACTATTGATGAAGTAGGAAACTCAGGTATGTATTTACTTTCTGATTTAAGTAGTGCAGTTACTGGTGAAATTCATTATGTTGATTCAGGATTCAATATTATGGGAATGCCAGCAGTTGAGTTTGATGAAAAAGGGAAGCCTTCAATTGCATGGAATGGAACTGATAAATAA
- the lysA gene encoding diaminopimelate decarboxylase, protein MNIDFKQLANKYQTPYYVYDFDYITGQYNELKTAFKARKSLLAYAVKANSNLSVIKHLADLGAGADCVSIGEVKRALKVGIQPYKIIFSGVGKIDSEIKEALELGILMINVESSAELNRVESIAKELEKVARISIRVNPNIDPQTHPYISTGLHENKFGVDIDTAKRMYIQCKNSENLDPTGIHLHIGSQLTQLEPIKESVKIVADLVRNLEALKIDLSFFDVGGGLGIIYDDEKLIDTNEYAQSILECLFGLDITVVCEPGRFLVGNSGVFVSKVLYEKVNGEKRFVIVDGAMNDLIRPSLYNAYHKIEVLNDNKEFSDCNLVGPVCESGDFFAKNIELPKTEHNDLVAIYSAGAYCFTMASNYNTRGRVAEIAVENGQDRLIRKRETFEDIIALEEEYLK, encoded by the coding sequence ATGAATATAGATTTTAAACAATTAGCAAATAAATATCAAACACCTTATTATGTATATGATTTTGATTATATTACAGGTCAATACAACGAATTAAAAACTGCATTTAAAGCAAGAAAATCTTTACTTGCTTATGCTGTAAAAGCAAACTCAAACTTAAGCGTTATAAAACATTTAGCCGATCTTGGTGCTGGAGCAGATTGTGTTTCTATTGGAGAAGTTAAAAGAGCTTTAAAAGTAGGAATTCAACCATATAAAATCATTTTTTCTGGTGTTGGAAAAATTGATTCTGAAATAAAAGAAGCATTAGAACTTGGTATTTTAATGATAAATGTGGAAAGTTCAGCGGAGCTTAATAGGGTTGAATCTATTGCAAAAGAGTTAGAAAAAGTTGCAAGAATTTCTATTAGAGTTAATCCCAATATTGACCCTCAAACTCATCCATATATTTCAACTGGATTACATGAAAACAAGTTTGGAGTTGATATTGATACTGCAAAAAGAATGTATATTCAATGTAAAAACTCTGAAAACCTTGACCCAACAGGAATTCACTTACATATTGGTTCTCAGTTAACTCAATTAGAACCAATAAAAGAGTCTGTAAAAATTGTTGCAGATTTAGTAAGAAATCTTGAAGCATTGAAAATTGATTTATCATTCTTTGATGTTGGTGGTGGACTTGGAATTATTTATGATGATGAAAAACTAATTGATACAAATGAGTATGCACAATCTATTTTAGAGTGTTTATTTGGTTTAGATATTACAGTTGTTTGCGAACCAGGAAGATTTTTAGTAGGAAACTCAGGAGTTTTTGTATCTAAAGTATTATATGAAAAAGTAAATGGTGAAAAAAGATTTGTAATTGTTGATGGTGCTATGAATGACTTAATTAGACCAAGTTTATATAATGCATATCATAAGATTGAAGTATTAAACGATAATAAAGAGTTTAGCGATTGTAATTTAGTTGGTCCTGTTTGTGAAAGTGGTGATTTCTTTGCAAAAAATATAGAGTTACCAAAAACAGAACATAATGATTTAGTAGCTATTTATTCAGCTGGTGCATACTGCTTTACAATGGCAAGTAATTATAATACTAGAGGAAGAGTTGCTGAAATTGCAGTAGAAAATGGGCAAGATAGATTAATTAGAAAAAGAGAAACTTTTGAAGATATAATTGCTTTAGAAGAGGAATACCTAAAATAA